The Nymphaea colorata isolate Beijing-Zhang1983 chromosome 11, ASM883128v2, whole genome shotgun sequence genome includes the window cGATATGCTTATGATACACGAGCGTATCGTAAGCATAccgtataggttttctaaacctaTACGGTACGTATCGTGTCGCCTATACGCCCTAAAGAAGTCTTTTAAAGCGGGAGAAACGTCAAAGCCCAAAGCAAATTTCGTAAAGACTTCTCAAACCATCAAGAAGGTGGAGAGTAGACCGGCTTGCCATAACAATACACCCATCAAATATATCACCTTGCAGGAGAGAGGAGCAGATTAAACATGGTCTCTGCTTCAACTGTGAAGAGAAATGGGTGAAGGGACATAAATGTAAATGCTTTCAACTCTATGAGGTGATAGATGATAGTGATGAGGATGAGCAACCCACAGGGGAACCGGctacggataacattggttcaaacttcaaactacAACCGAGTTACTGCTGGGAATTGGATGCAAGTAAAACTACTGGGTGCTGGTCAAATTACTGCTGCTTATTGGAAAGAAGCTACTTGATtatgtttttcagttttcatcTGAAGAGGGAATGTGGACAAATAACCAGTGTAACTCACTAAGTTTACTTGTACTGTTTTAAAGATTGTGTTCTATATTCTGTCCATATTGGCTGTTTTCCTAGAATTCCTTGTTCTTTTACATATGCTGTAAGTTTTCGGTCAGAAGTCCATAATGAGACTGATTGATTTCTGTATATAGCACAGCGAAATAATCTCTTAACATTCTTTTCTTAACATATGTTGCCTTAAATGAcctttatgtctttttttttctataacttgATCTGTACTCATATTGAAGGAACCAGAAAACATTAATCAATATCATCAGAATACCAGTGTTTCAGAATGTGCCACGATGATGCAGGCTGTGTATGGCATGTTGGAGGATGATTATGTAATGCAGGTAACCTAGAGTTCTTGCACTAGCACTTGAATGGaaaaagaactgaaaaatgTAAACCATTGATGTAGTTGTGACAATGATGGTGCTCAGGAGAAGATAGTTTCATCATTGAATCTTTCTACACCCTCGGAGGCACTAGAAAGCTACTGTTTCATGTGGGATCTGCGGCCATTTGTAGACAATGACATTATTAGGGCAGCATGGAGGCATGTCAAGTAAATGTGCAAGGGGGCTACGATAACAATTTTCTGCATTTTCCCGACTTGGTCAGGACAGAAGCAAACTTAGGCAGCTGAACTTGTAAATGCCGTTGCATTCCTTACGACCCATCATCCATGTCTTCTGATGCTTCTATTACTTAGTGCGTCAGTTCCTCCAACTACTCATGATTATACTGAACAAGAACAATGTTGATGAAGAGGCGTAAAGTGAGCCAGCCAGGTTAGTATGTGAGAGGCTTGCGGGGGACGCAATCGAACATCGTTGCCATGACCTGACATAATGGTGTAAGTTGATTGGGACTGATGCTGATAAACTTCATTGAGCTTGATTGGTAGGAGCCAAGTATAGAATCTACAGGTTTTGGCCATATCAACCAGACCATGTAGAACTGGACTCTACAGCTTCAGTCTCGGGAAAAGGGTGACAGAAAGGCACAAATATTTTAGTGATATTATAAATGCTCAGGTTTGAAAAGTTCGCATTTGTCTTTACTTTAAGCAGCTAAACGTTCAAACATGAGCACAATTTTGTTATTTATAGTTAATATTTGGAAAAAGTGAATCTTATTAAATTCTGTTTAAGTAGCACTCCTGTTTATCCCTGGTTTGCTGTTGAGATGTGAGCATTAAATTGAACTAGCGGTACAGCTGATCTACTAGCAAGAAATTACTGTTTCGGCATCATGCCCATGTCATGGATGTTTGAGTAGTCACGAGATTACTCTAAGCATACATAAAATATAAGTTTTGTATTATTATGGAGTTGATATTTATCGTAGGCGTGTAACACTTAAGATTCTTCCGCTGGAAAGTATCACTGTGGGGATCCTTACGAGGGCGTATTTGGTGCATGGAACATTCTTCCCCTTAAGAATGTTTGTGACATACATTCTCCTCTTCAAATACGGGAGTTTTTACGGATAATTTGTGTTGAATTCCCCTTTTTGTGTGAGGAAAGCGCTAGAAAAAAGTAACCCCTGATGGTTCGGTTTTTTCCACATGGAGGAAGTTGTCTCCGTAAGGGCGTCcttacataaattttttaggtAAATATTAAGAGTGTGTAGATTGATTTATTTAGTGGCTCATTGAACTTAGGTTTTGATGGTTCACAcccatttttatgaaaaagtaattgTACACGATACTTTTTTAATAGTCGATTAAATTGATCGGACGGTTCATAATTAGTCTTCATATTTATttagtttacacattttaatgactttataatatattattagaaaaaaatatttaaaaactgcCACGTCGATAAATTTGTTCGGTTCCGAAAACCCAAACCCCATTATTTTTCATTGGTCGAAATGCCAAACTAGAAATTGCCAAGATACAATTGAAATGAATCTAATTGAATTGGTTCGCAGTTAATTAGATTCAGGTTTGAATGAGAGAAATCCATGCGATCGATCGAAAATGAATGTGTACTGCATAAAATTAAGCGTTTCCATGGAAATGAAAAGGCCAAACTTGCTCATGTAGAGGATTTGGATGATAATGTTGAAGGTATCACTTGACGCTTGACCAGTCCAAATCTGCCTCATCCGTTTGTGACCCAATTCGATACTCTAAAATCTAGAAGAAGTCTAATATATGAACTTCTGGTTCATAAACTTTAGTCAGCTCCATAGAACAGGCTCGAGCTCGACGATAAAGTGTCAAGTTTGAGCTTGACACGATACAGTGTCAAGTTTGAgcttaacttgcttaactctTTTAACTGGTTTTTTTAGCTAATTCAACTATAAATGACTATTTAACAGAAAATCCAAAGACAAGATGCGCATATTCTGCATCCAAATATATCCTAAAGAAAAACTTAACAATAGAAAATCTCTCATTCATGACATGTAGTCGAACCAACTTATATGACTCGTTTATATGCAAGTCGAATTTTTACAAGCAAGTTCCAGTCGAGCCCGAGGTGGCTagacttgttgtgcagcccgcTGTGAAACCCTATAGAAAATGTCAGAAATGACCTGAATTTTTTGTTGACGCCCTTTCAATTCATAAATCTTTCTTCGACTGGAAAGTGAGAAGGTtctgaaattttggaaaatctaCTTCCTACTAAAAAATGGGAGGGTTCATGGGACCGGGGAGGAGCAGACGGCCCCAAAATGTCATGGATCACACTAGacaataatttttgaaaactttttacaGCAGCCAATATCTAGTTTTCAAATATTCTACAGGGGCTAAACTCgcagttttgaaaattttagttttttagtaAAAGGTGCTATGTAAATCTAGAATATGTTTCGTTATTATCAAACTAGAaaaattttttctgaaaatttatttttcagtcATTACACAGAATCGaaaaaatttttctcattcatttatTCCAGAAAActtatttctaaaaatatttttccaattccAGATATCCAATCCAGAACGGCTTAATATATATACTGAGGAGATCAATTTTGGACATGGAATCAGATCTTTTGAATCATACCATTGCTGTCACATATTTAAATACTTCGTAgaacctttttttcttcaatttcttcaagggaCCGTTTTGCAGTACTCAAGTGAGACGTTGGGGCACATAATCTAAGATGTCTTATAAAACGGACATGGTGTCATCTAAGATGTCGAATTATTGGTAGGCGAGGTTGTCCCTCTCATGAACTAGGCGTGATATTTTATACCGTAAGAAATGCAACCAAATATCGTGTCCTCACAGCAGTTCTCGGAGTAAAAAACCAATAAACAAAAGGATTTACGAGAGGAGAATGGCGATCTAATAGATGATAAATAATAAGCTTACACCAATTATACCAACTGATGATAATCAAAGCGGACATTTAGAATCAATGCACAGACGCTgctgtccttttctttttcttcatcatttccaCTTGGGAAAGCATCACTGGTGCAGCCACTTATTTTATCTCCTTGTAAGGAGCAAACAGTATGGAAGAACTGTGGCCACCAAAGCCGAACGAATTCGACATAGCCACTTTGATATCTAGCCTCTCCTTTTTGGTGCCAACCAGCAACTTGGCATCCTGGAACATGAGATCAGTTGATCTTGGTACATGTCAACTCTATCTCAATGTTTGTGCAGATTCAAAACAGCATAATATTGACAGTAAAAATCTAGTGAGTAGTTGGGGCCATAAAATCAATTAAAGCACAGTTCTAAGAACCTGAATAGCACCGTTTCATGCCTTTAGAGAAACTGCAAATATGTgagtttgtgtgtgtgcgtgttgCTTTCGTGTATATCTTCACAAAGGTACTTCGTTCAAGAAAAGTTAATACAAACCATGCCTGTATCTGGATTTTCCAGATTGATGTTTGGATGTACCCAACCTGATCGTATTGCCTGTATTTAGCAAACAATTAGCCACAATTATATTCGTGATCGACAGTGAACCATCGTGTCTGCAATTTGAAAACATTGGTAAATATTCACTGAAGCACACAAAACTATATTGCCTGCCCTGTTTTTAAATTGAACAAAACAGATAACggaacaaaggaaaaacaaaagtcCTTGCTGATCATGTAGACATGCATGTTCATATTCAACAGCAACAATACAACATCTGGTTTTTGAAAAGTTCTCTAACAGCATTGAACATAAAGAATGGTCAATTGGATACGTACACACattagtcacaaaaaacacgtttttttcaccaacaaaaaaagcaaaaaacacacGATAAATAaaattgccatttaaaactttaaaacattaaaaatgtgGTTTTCgcaattttttgcatttttttcaggtttttttaatgccaaacagttttcttattttctattttttatttgttgcaaatctacttatcttttgatgttggtgttattaatttctcacttattttattgttccctcatttttagttttttttttaatttttaattttttaactctGAAACGTTTTTTGTGATTATGgaatataaatacatatatgtatatagacatatatatcCCAATCTCCGCACATAATTTGCAACAGCGGTTTATagcttcctcttttcttttgtgagtCTAGAATATATCTTCTGGCGAACAGTTACTAACATAAAATGCCAATATACAGCACAAAGTTGTAGCCCTTTCCAAATACAAGAAACAGAAGCCATGTTACTGTTTTCTGTTTTGTCTTGCTATTGAATAAGCTGCTTGTACCTGTATTGTAGCAACAGCCTCCACTCCCCCTGCTGCTCCAAGTAGGTGACCAATCATTGATTTGGTAGAATTAACACGTAACTACGCAAAATATTAATTTCAAATCAAAACTTCAAAGGAAATTTATAGTGTTGTTTGTAATAGGCTAATATCCGAAGAGGACTATGGACAAGAATAAATTTAAAGTGAGGAGAGCAGATCGCATCACATTACCTCAGGCTGAGGATTCTGACCGAAACATTTTATCATAGCTTTGAACTCTCTCGTATCGCCAACTTGTGTTGAAGCGCCATGTGCATTGATATAGTTCACATTTTCTCTCGCTACACCTGTCACAGTCAAGGCTTTCTCCATGCAAAGAATGATGCCTCTGCCTGTTACAATAAACAATGGATTTCTACGACAGTCGTTCACAGAATCTATgagatgaaaattttggtaCACGAAACAATTACCCGATACTCTTCTCATACCTTCAGGATGTGGCTGTGTCAAGCTATATGCATCACAAGTAAAGGCTCCACCAAGAAATTCCGCATATATGTGAGCTCCTCTTTGCTGTTGGTGCCAAAGAATAGATTAGAGTAAACAAAGAGTTggacaaaaatatgaaacaataGAAACAAATCGTGAACCTTGGCATGTCCTAGTTCTTCCAACAGCAAAACACCAGCTCCTTCTCCAATTACAAATCCATCTCGGTTCTGTCCATACGAGAGAAGGTACATAAAGAGATGCTATGTTTGCTTCATCAGTTCCCATCCTTTATAAGCAAATTAGAAAAAGGATAAAGTTCTATCTAGTGTAGATAGTCGAAAAATTAGGTGCACTAAAAAGGTTGGGTAATTCAATACACCAACAACAATGACGCTATTGATATTGCTTTGAGAGATACTGGCAAAACATAGGAGATAATTAAGTTTATACACTGTCCCATGGGCGAGAGGCTTTTTCAGGTTCATGATTTCTCCGGGATAGTGCTCTGCATGCCAGGAAACCTCCAATGCCTGCTCCAAATTACAGAAGAATGCTCAGGTTACTCATATTGGAGACGAATATGGTTGGCGCTCACGTATGGGAGTAATCTTTTATAACAGAAATTAGTACCGATGGGTAGAACTGCGCCTTCAGAGCCACCAGCTAGCATTACATCCTGAAAAGTGATCAATTTATTGGAGAATGAGATATATCCAGTTCTTGATTTTGCATGAACACCATCAGAAAGAATAAGATGCTTTTTGAATTGGTACGGACAATGGAAGGCGTTTTTGAGCCTGAGACTTACAGCTTCGCCCTGCATAATGTGGTTAGCTGCATTCAGTATGCAAAAGTTGCTTGTAGCACAGGCAGTTGAAATCGAGTAATTAGGACCCATCCAACCCTGAATTCCAGAGGCATGAAGAGTCTTCTTAGGGTCATAGATAAGAACAAGAATCTGTCAGTTCCACTAGAAATCAAATGCTTGGTTTACCAAATCCATTGCAAGTGTAGCGGACCCCATATTCGGTACAGCAAAAGGTACACAGAATGGGCTCATCTTTTTATGCGACACCATGCAAGCTACCGTATTATCATAAAGTACCTGTTCCATTCATCAGTATAAAATATGAGGCAACTGTCTTTACTCTGTTAAAGAAATTTTCCAGTTAGCCATGAAGTGCACTTTTAGTTATCCCAAGGAACTCCTTTAGGATTGCATATACAGGGGCCGTATCCTTCTCACCTAACTACAAAATCCTCTTCCTACACACAATCTGTATGCACACTTTTCAGATAAATTGGTAGTCGCATCTAAGACATCAAGCATCGTATGTTCCAGCAGAACCATTTGTCGCAGGAACTCTGCTTTTCTAAACCTCATGATACCCAATTTGTAGCTCTATCAATTCAAGaagtttcaaaagaaatgaagagtgCCAGATATTTGGTAAAACATCAATCTATGAATATTTGCACAATTCACCTGGACTCCACCAATTCCGGAGCCGATCAGGACGCCGCATTTTGCCACATCAAGGTTCTTCATGGTCTCTTCCGTCAAGCCACCATCAATCAATGCTTGTTTGCCAGCAGTGAGCATGTAGAGCATAAACTTGTCCATTCGCTTGGAGATTTTTGGTGAAACCAATCCATCAGGTGAAAAGGATTTGATTTCCCCTGCAATCCGCTGCATAACAGGCTATTTAGTTGAAAGTTCTTAAGCGACAAATCAGTTATTAGCTTTACCATCACATAACCACACGATTCTGGAGGCCAAATCTCTAGTTAACGGACTTAGAAACTTACAGTTGGGAAGCCCGAACAATCAAATGATTCAATTTCACTTATTCCGCTGACACCTTCAAGGAGGTTTTTGTAGAATGTATCAGGATCATGGCCTAACGAGGTCACCACACCCATCCCTGTAACAACAACTCTCCTTTGCTGAGCTTCCTTGTTCTTCTCTGTAGCCACTTTGTCTGTTGATTGCCTCGTTCTTGCTGCAACAGTTCCTGTAAGACGGTTAGGAGACATCTAACCGATCAACAACCTTTGCATCTCCTTCACATTTGATAAGGTCATCAAgttttgaaattcatggatttaagatcccgATACTCCCCACTGAAAACTTATCTAAACTCAGGCTAAACCTTTAAAGTAGAACTACCCAAGTAGGGATCTCATATGTGAATCTTTAGCTAGGCCTGACTGAAGATACTTAGCTTGATAAACTACTATATGACTTTCTTGCCACgtcgagagagggagagagagcttaAACAAGTTTTGAGCTCAAGTACCAGTAATAGTTCCTTCCTAGACATCTTTTTGAGAGGAGGCCCATTTGTTATCTACACTAGAATGGATGTATTTTAGTGCTCAAGCTCCCTCTTCTTGCGTGTCTGTGTGTGCGTGAGCGAGCGCACACGCGAGAGAATAGAAACGCATATAATCGTGGCTTAGTACCTTTATATCTATGCGTATCGGAAAATGTAAGTACAAAAGGTTCACGATTTTTAGATGTCTGGAAAGGACTACAGTTTGACGAAATTGAGACTGTCGAGTTCACAACTCTTACAGAATCTGATTTGTACatcagattttcaaaaaattaattttcaaaattttataattttgaacacataaaattcattttatgtAATTGGGTTTACGAAAAAACGTCCTAAGGTACTGCACTGAAAGAGCATATTTTCTCTTATATTCTCGAGGCACTTTGTAAGTTTCGGCTATTTTTCAGAggcttttttcatttatttatttttgtctcACGCCATGTAGAGGTTGTTTGATGCGAAGAGCGTTCACAGTCTCACGTTTGCACGCAAACAACTTAGTCGGGTAGCGGTTGAAATGAAATTTGTGGTTTCATTCATTCGACCAGCCGTTCAACTTTGCTTCCCGCGATAAAAAACGAAGAGGCGGACGGATGGCCGAGAAGTCGACCGAGGTACATACCGGCAGCGAACCTCTTGGATCTCTTCTCCCCATGGCCGAAGACGTCTCGTCCTTCGGCAACAGAGAGCAGAGGTAAGCCACACTGCCCAGATAAAGGTCCGGCCCAACTGTACTGGTAGTAATTTTGGCTTCCCTTGAAGGCTTGATTCAGAAAGGAGGAGCAGCTGAACGTCCCGGCACCAAGTTGGCCGAGCGACGAGCCGGAGGAGCAGACGTTCATAAGAGAAGCAAGCTTCTTCCTCCGAGCCAACCTGCCGAGGCCCTGCTCGATGGGACGCTTCTTCTCCTCCGTAACGCACAGAGCCGTTCTAGACATGCATGCTGCAACTAGCCATGTGCAGACAGAAGAAGCAATggccattttctctctctctttcacgaGGCAGTCGAGTCACCCCTGAAACTGATGAAGTCTAACAAACACGATCTGAGACAGCAGATCTGAAAGCGTTAGAAGACTTCCGTAATTGGGTAGACTTAATTCTCTCTCCTGAACTCAGGAAATTCATTTTTGCCTTCAAAGTGCAACACTTGAATAGTGAGAGGCAAGAATTGAAAGAGATTAACACGAGAGGCGCCCAGCTTTTGCTTCATGTAATTGGTGCTTCGTCAGTTTGACAACCAAAGAAACTGACGGTTTAAAACAAACACGACACTAACAAGCCATTCATGCCATAATGttaagagagagacagagagcaTGGGGAAGATGCCACTCTTGTGACATGGAAACTTTAAAAAAGGAACCGGACCCCATGGCGGGCCGATCACAAGCCAAAAGCGGTCGATTGTTTGTCAGTTTTTTTAAGAGGATGCACAACAGCTGTGCGACAGTTACTAATTTTGCCGTTTCGGAATTGTTGAAGACTTTGTAGCCactcttcaattttttctttttggtgggGAAATCTTCTTATCTTTGGATGATCCCTGGTAATGGTTTCTAAGTTTCATGTTTTAATTGGAAACGTGAAAGGCTTTCTAAGTTTCATGTTTTAATTGGAAACGTGAAAGGCTTTCTAAGTTTCATGTTTTAATTGGAAACGTGAAAGGCTTTCTAAGTTCCATGTTTTAATTGGAAACGTGAAAGGCTTGCTTCCACAAACTCAAATTGTGCAAAACAGCTCTGGCTCGCAGGAAAAATGGCAGCCGTGAAAAAATGAACCATAAGCGCACGCAAGACAAGCAAGATCCGGTCTATCATTTTGCTAATCACCAATGAACTAATGGCGATGGGTAGTTGATCGACCCGTTTTCAGTAATTCTCTGCAACTGTACCCTTCAACCTTGAGCTCCGGTTACAAAACGTTCCGGACAAAGATCGGGTAGGTTTGTGCAACACATTACCATTTACCAACGGCAACGGGGTACCTTGTTTTCAAGTCTTAGTCATCCAAATCACTTACTCCAAGATTTAGGACTGATCACCTCTCTTTCAGATGACTATATTGTATGAACTCCTGATATGCTATCGAATAAATGAATGAGCGAGTGCTTTCGGCCATTCTTATTTCAGTTCACCAATAAAGAAGTGGTATGATACCGAATAAGTCGGTGGTTTCTCATTCTAATGGAAGCCTTTTTCCTCCTAATTCATCACGTGGAATTTTATAGCGATAAAGCACATCTACAATCTGCAAAACCCCGTCACAACGTCGACTCTTGTCAATTATAAGCCACTATCACAAGCCAATCAAGCAGAAAAGATCTACTTAGAACTCCTTCATTCGAAGGATTCGGCTTTCAGTGTTAATGGTGtacccaccaaaaaaaaaaagtatagtATCTAGGAAAGACCTCTAACTGGTTAGCGTGCGCACCCATAATATAAATAGATAGACAAATAGATTTGGCATACGGCCTCCTTTCAATTCTGTTGATCAGGAGACGTTCATCTCAAACATCCCATAGTTCTCTTCCTGACTTCACCCCCAACAACTAGGAGATTAGACGATGCATCAGTTTGGATAAGTACCTCGATAGAAGGCATTACTACCTCAGCAGCTGGGCCAATGCTGTGGGTTTAGTGGTTATACGAGAATGAAGATTTTTGTAATTGAGAAAACTGTAACAGGTACCAACGAAGGGGCATGTTTAATAACAAGGTGTGATGAGCTCATAACAGTTTAATAACAAGGTGTGAGCTCGTAACAGTTTAATAACAAGGTGTGAGCTCGTAACAGTTTAATAACAAGGTGTGAGCTCATAACAGCTTTTtgtaagcaaaaaaaaaaaacgtattttcGTTTGGCTACGTGATAAAATAACAACATTAgggataacaaaaaattaagaaggtGGGTAAAAGTTAACGATTTCAAGAACATCCAACGCCTTTGCAAACCTAAGTTCGGGTGGAAGCCAGCCCAAGAAGGGCCAAAGGCCTTCCTCCTTTCCCCAGTCCCCGTAGAATCAAGGTACACTTCGTCAATTTAAAATGTCGTTACTACCACCGTTTGTATGGCCGAGTAAATCAGGGCAGCTTACCTTTGATCGGAACAGAAAAACAGAGGAAGCTCTAAAAATGAACATCCCGGCCAACTTATTCCT containing:
- the LOC116263809 gene encoding 3-oxoacyl-[acyl-carrier-protein] synthase II, chloroplastic-like isoform X2 — protein: MAIASSVCTWLVAACMSRTALCVTEEKKRPIEQGLGRLARRKKLASLMNVCSSGSSLGQLGAGTFSCSSFLNQAFKGSQNYYQYSWAGPLSGQCGLPLLSVAEGRDVFGHGEKRSKRFAAARTRQSTDKVATEKNKEAQQRRVVVTGMGVVTSLGHDPDTFYKNLLEGVSGISEIESFDCSGFPTRIAGEIKSFSPDGLVSPKISKRMDKFMLYMLTAGKQALIDGGLTEETMKNLDVAKCGVLIGSGIGGVQVLYDNTVACMVSHKKMSPFCVPFAVPNMGSATLAMDLGWMGPNYSISTACATSNFCILNAANHIMQGEADVMLAGGSEGAVLPIGIGGFLACRALSRRNHEPEKASRPWDSNRDGFVIGEGAGVLLLEELGHAKQRGAHIYAEFLGGAFTCDAYSLTQPHPEGMRRVSGRGIILCMEKALTVTGVARENVNYINAHGASTQVGDTREFKAMIKCFGQNPQPELRVNSTKSMIGHLLGAAGGVEAVATIQAIRSGWVHPNINLENPDTGMDAKLLVGTKKERLDIKVAMSNSFGFGGHSSSILFAPYKEIK
- the LOC116263809 gene encoding 3-oxoacyl-[acyl-carrier-protein] synthase II, chloroplastic-like isoform X1 gives rise to the protein MAIASSVCTWLVAACMSRTALCVTEEKKRPIEQGLGRLARRKKLASLMNVCSSGSSLGQLGAGTFSCSSFLNQAFKGSQNYYQYSWAGPLSGQCGLPLLSVAEGRDVFGHGEKRSKRFAAGTVAARTRQSTDKVATEKNKEAQQRRVVVTGMGVVTSLGHDPDTFYKNLLEGVSGISEIESFDCSGFPTRIAGEIKSFSPDGLVSPKISKRMDKFMLYMLTAGKQALIDGGLTEETMKNLDVAKCGVLIGSGIGGVQVLYDNTVACMVSHKKMSPFCVPFAVPNMGSATLAMDLGWMGPNYSISTACATSNFCILNAANHIMQGEADVMLAGGSEGAVLPIGIGGFLACRALSRRNHEPEKASRPWDSNRDGFVIGEGAGVLLLEELGHAKQRGAHIYAEFLGGAFTCDAYSLTQPHPEGMRRVSGRGIILCMEKALTVTGVARENVNYINAHGASTQVGDTREFKAMIKCFGQNPQPELRVNSTKSMIGHLLGAAGGVEAVATIQAIRSGWVHPNINLENPDTGMDAKLLVGTKKERLDIKVAMSNSFGFGGHSSSILFAPYKEIK
- the LOC116263809 gene encoding 3-oxoacyl-[acyl-carrier-protein] synthase II, chloroplastic-like isoform X3, with product MAIASSVCTWLVAACMSRTALCVTEEKKRPIEQGLGRLARRKKLASLMNVCSSGSSLGQLGAGTFSCSSFLNQAFKGSQNYYQYSWAGPLSGQCGLPLLSVAEGRDVFGHGEKRSKRFAAGTVAARTRQSTDKVATEKNKEAQQRRVVVTGMGVVTSLGHDPDTFYKNLLEGVSGISEIESFDCSGFPTRIAGEIKSFSPDGLVSPKISKRMDKFMLYMLTAGKQALIDGGLTEETMKNLDVAKCGVLIGSGIGGVQVLYDNTVACMVSHKKMSPFCVPFAVPNMGSATLAMDLGWMGPNYSISTACATSNFCILNAANHIMQGEADVMLAGGSEGAVLPIGIGGFLACRALSRRNHEPEKASRPWDSNRDGFVIGEGAGVLLLEELGHAKQRGAHIYAEFLGGAFTCDAYSLTQPHPEGRGIILCMEKALTVTGVARENVNYINAHGASTQVGDTREFKAMIKCFGQNPQPELRVNSTKSMIGHLLGAAGGVEAVATIQAIRSGWVHPNINLENPDTGMDAKLLVGTKKERLDIKVAMSNSFGFGGHSSSILFAPYKEIK
- the LOC116263809 gene encoding 3-oxoacyl-[acyl-carrier-protein] synthase II, chloroplastic-like isoform X4, with the translated sequence MAIASSVCTWLVAACMSRTALCVTEEKKRPIEQGLGRLARRKKLASLMNVCSSGSSLGQLGAGTFSCSSFLNQAFKGSQNYYQYSWAGPLSGQCGLPLLSVAEGRDVFGHGEKRSKRFAAGTVAARTRQSTDKVATEKNKEAQQRRVVVTGMGVVTSLGHDPDTFYKNLLEGVSGISEIESFDCSGFPTRIAGEIKSFSPDGLVSPKISKRMDKFMLYMLTAGKQALIDGGLTEETMKNLDVAKCGVLIGSGIGGVQGWMGPNYSISTACATSNFCILNAANHIMQGEADVMLAGGSEGAVLPIGIGGFLACRALSRRNHEPEKASRPWDSNRDGFVIGEGAGVLLLEELGHAKQRGAHIYAEFLGGAFTCDAYSLTQPHPEGMRRVSGRGIILCMEKALTVTGVARENVNYINAHGASTQVGDTREFKAMIKCFGQNPQPELRVNSTKSMIGHLLGAAGGVEAVATIQAIRSGWVHPNINLENPDTGMDAKLLVGTKKERLDIKVAMSNSFGFGGHSSSILFAPYKEIK